The following proteins are encoded in a genomic region of Hoeflea phototrophica DFL-43:
- a CDS encoding HupE/UreJ family protein: protein MLAAGPGAARAHEIRPAIVDLVFAGDGTVRLGMSLILEAAIAEVGAGHADTDESPNAAVYDDLRLLDETALAAEFERSKERFLDGIRLTTGEQRIALDVTSIELDPVGDTDFARLSRLVLTGSLPPGAREVAFSFDPAFGPSVIRVPDNQGGHSYSAYLGDGSPSAPIPVEGGLSMSAGQVFLDYIGIGFTHIVPKGLDHILFVVGLFLLSPRLKPLLIQITAFTVAHSVTLAMAMLGVISLPASIVEPLIAASILFIAVENLGTDRLSRWRPYVVFAFGLLHGLGFAGVLTEFGLSPAHFASGLIGFNIGVEVGQLAVVAACYALFGAWFSDRSWYRTRVTMPMSLAIGVIALWWVVERTGLVA from the coding sequence ATGCTTGCCGCGGGCCCCGGCGCAGCGCGTGCGCATGAGATCCGGCCTGCGATTGTCGATCTGGTTTTTGCGGGCGATGGCACCGTGCGGCTCGGTATGTCGCTGATCCTTGAAGCCGCGATTGCGGAAGTCGGCGCCGGGCATGCCGACACGGATGAGAGCCCCAATGCGGCGGTCTATGATGATCTGCGGCTCCTGGATGAGACGGCGCTGGCGGCCGAGTTTGAAAGGTCAAAGGAGCGTTTTCTCGATGGCATCAGGCTGACGACGGGCGAACAGCGGATTGCGCTTGACGTGACGTCCATTGAGCTTGATCCAGTCGGCGACACGGATTTTGCCCGGTTGAGCCGTCTGGTGTTGACCGGCAGCCTGCCGCCGGGTGCGCGCGAGGTTGCCTTCTCCTTCGATCCGGCCTTTGGCCCAAGTGTCATTCGTGTGCCCGATAATCAGGGCGGCCACAGCTATTCGGCCTATCTCGGGGATGGCAGTCCCAGTGCGCCGATCCCGGTGGAGGGTGGCCTGAGCATGAGCGCGGGGCAGGTGTTCCTCGATTACATCGGCATCGGCTTTACCCATATCGTTCCCAAGGGGCTCGATCATATCCTGTTTGTCGTCGGGCTGTTCCTGCTGTCGCCACGGCTCAAGCCGCTCTTGATCCAGATCACCGCCTTTACCGTGGCCCACTCGGTCACGCTGGCGATGGCGATGCTGGGCGTGATCAGTCTGCCTGCCTCGATTGTCGAACCGCTGATTGCCGCCTCGATCCTGTTCATCGCCGTTGAAAATCTCGGCACCGACAGGCTCAGCCGCTGGCGGCCCTACGTGGTGTTTGCCTTCGGTCTGCTGCATGGTCTGGGCTTTGCCGGGGTGCTGACCGAATTCGGGCTGTCGCCGGCGCATTTCGCCAGTGGTCTCATCGGGTTCAATATCGGTGTGGAAGTCGGGCAGCTGGCGGTGGTCGCGGCCTGTTATGCGCTGTTTGGCGCCTGGTTTTCCGACAGGTCTTGGTACCGCACGCGCGTGACCATGCCGATGTCGCTGGCCATCGGTGTGATTGCGCTCTGGTGGGTTGTCGAGCGCACGGGTCTTGTTGCCTGA
- a CDS encoding adenylate/guanylate cyclase domain-containing protein yields the protein MTDIDEINRWMMSEGRELGDGAQIVESYVSRLKAAGVPIARANIAQRFANPLLVAWGVIWTPEGSTEYDVTHATLDTISYIGSPFEYVLTNDRPLHKSLVNLDRDSEHISYLELADGGGTDIFANVLKYGDGSRHGCTYVTNVPEGFTQAQIDIIHATRFGLSAAIEPVTMRRSTESLLRTYIGNDPASAVSNGTIRRGGHQVLEAVVMFTDLRGFTSKSEQWSEQRLLNALNGYFDVVVQAVEENGGDVLKFMGDGVLSIFKVEDATAPDNQCKMAIEAARAAIRGLRELNERRATENEDSLSMGIGINVGPVTYGNIGSPGRLDFTVLGSAVNVASRVQDLCKTLEKPVLATKQVAQHAITAFTSQGHHSIRGVDAPIEVFALNQSP from the coding sequence ATGACCGACATAGATGAAATCAACCGCTGGATGATGTCCGAAGGCCGCGAGCTTGGAGATGGCGCCCAGATCGTCGAGAGCTATGTATCCCGCTTGAAGGCAGCAGGCGTACCAATCGCCCGCGCCAATATTGCCCAGCGCTTTGCCAATCCGTTGCTGGTGGCCTGGGGGGTGATCTGGACACCGGAAGGCTCAACCGAATACGACGTGACCCACGCCACCCTGGACACGATCTCCTATATCGGCAGCCCGTTCGAATATGTCCTTACCAACGACAGGCCACTGCACAAGAGCCTCGTGAACCTGGACCGTGACAGCGAGCATATCTCCTATCTCGAACTCGCCGACGGCGGCGGGACGGACATCTTTGCCAACGTGCTGAAGTATGGCGACGGGTCACGGCATGGCTGTACCTATGTCACCAACGTGCCGGAAGGTTTCACGCAGGCCCAGATCGACATCATTCACGCAACGAGGTTCGGCCTGTCAGCCGCGATAGAACCCGTCACCATGCGGCGCTCCACCGAAAGCCTGTTGCGGACCTATATCGGCAATGATCCGGCCTCGGCGGTGTCGAACGGGACCATTCGAAGGGGCGGACACCAGGTGCTTGAGGCGGTTGTCATGTTCACGGATTTGCGCGGCTTTACCTCGAAGTCGGAACAGTGGAGCGAGCAGAGACTGCTCAACGCACTCAACGGCTATTTCGATGTGGTGGTTCAGGCCGTCGAAGAGAACGGCGGCGATGTCCTGAAATTCATGGGAGACGGGGTTCTTTCAATCTTCAAGGTCGAGGACGCAACGGCGCCCGACAATCAATGCAAAATGGCGATAGAGGCGGCGCGCGCGGCAATAAGGGGGCTGCGTGAGCTCAATGAACGGCGGGCAACGGAAAATGAAGACAGCTTGTCGATGGGCATCGGCATCAATGTCGGTCCGGTCACCTACGGCAATATCGGCAGTCCGGGCCGGCTCGATTTCACCGTTCTCGGCTCAGCCGTGAACGTTGCGAGCAGGGTCCAGGACCTGTGCAAGACACTGGAGAAGCCGGTTCTGGCGACCAAACAGGTTGCCCAACATGCCATCACAGCATTCACCAGCCAGGGACACCATTCCATTCGCGGGGTCGATGCACCAATCGAGGTGTTCGCACTGAACCAATCGCCCTGA
- the ccoN gene encoding cytochrome-c oxidase, cbb3-type subunit I — protein MKYAFETIAVGIGAFLALLGVAFAKDDLFAAHMWVLFFVLLVSTVLLLRRIQFSPASGETADDKSGYFDEVVRYGIIATTFWGIVGFLVGVVVAFQLAYPDLNIEPWFNFGRTRPLHTSAVIFAFGGNALLATSFYVVQRTSRARLFGGDLAWFVFWGYQLFIVMAATGYLLGITQGREYAEPEWYVDLWLTVVWVAYLITFLGTIVKRKEPHIYVANWFYLAFIVTIAMLHIVNNLAIPVSFLGVKSYSAFAGVQDALTQWWYGHNAVGFFLTAGFLGMMYYFIPKQAGRPVYSYRLSIIHFWALIFLYIWAGPHHLHYTALPDWAQTLGMVFSIMLWMPSWGGMINGLMTLSGAWDKIRTDPIIRMMVIAVAFYGMSTFEGPMMSIKAVNSLSHYTDWTIGHVHSGALGWVGMISFGAIYYLVPKLWGRPRLYSLRLVNWHFWLATLGIVVYAAVLWVAGIQQGLMWREYNDQGFLVYSFAESVAAMHPYYVLRSIGGLMYLAGALIMGWNVLMTILGHERDEVPIPGSEPVLQPAE, from the coding sequence ATGAAATACGCTTTCGAAACAATCGCCGTGGGCATAGGTGCCTTTCTGGCATTGCTCGGCGTGGCTTTCGCCAAGGACGATCTGTTCGCGGCCCATATGTGGGTCTTGTTCTTCGTCCTTCTGGTGAGCACAGTGCTGTTGCTGCGGCGAATCCAATTCTCACCCGCCTCGGGCGAAACGGCCGATGACAAATCCGGCTACTTCGACGAGGTTGTCCGTTACGGCATCATTGCCACCACCTTCTGGGGTATTGTCGGCTTTCTGGTGGGCGTCGTTGTCGCCTTTCAGCTCGCCTATCCGGATCTCAACATCGAACCCTGGTTCAATTTCGGCCGGACCCGTCCACTGCACACATCGGCGGTGATTTTCGCCTTTGGCGGAAACGCGCTGCTGGCCACGTCATTCTATGTTGTCCAGCGCACCTCCCGTGCGCGGCTGTTCGGCGGCGATCTGGCCTGGTTCGTGTTCTGGGGCTATCAGCTGTTCATCGTGATGGCCGCGACCGGCTATCTTCTGGGGATCACCCAGGGCCGCGAATATGCCGAGCCCGAATGGTATGTGGACCTTTGGCTGACCGTCGTATGGGTGGCCTATCTGATCACCTTCCTGGGCACGATCGTGAAGCGCAAGGAGCCGCATATCTATGTGGCGAACTGGTTCTATCTCGCCTTCATCGTCACCATCGCGATGCTGCACATCGTCAACAATCTGGCCATTCCGGTGTCGTTCCTCGGGGTCAAGAGTTATTCGGCCTTTGCGGGCGTGCAGGATGCACTCACACAATGGTGGTACGGCCACAATGCCGTCGGCTTCTTCCTGACTGCGGGCTTCCTGGGCATGATGTACTACTTCATTCCCAAGCAGGCCGGCCGTCCGGTCTATTCCTACCGGCTGTCGATCATCCACTTCTGGGCGCTGATCTTCCTCTATATCTGGGCCGGTCCGCACCATCTGCACTACACGGCTCTGCCGGACTGGGCGCAGACACTTGGTATGGTCTTCTCTATCATGCTGTGGATGCCTTCATGGGGCGGCATGATCAACGGCCTGATGACGCTCTCGGGCGCATGGGACAAGATCCGCACCGATCCGATCATCCGCATGATGGTGATTGCGGTGGCCTTCTACGGCATGTCAACCTTCGAAGGTCCGATGATGTCGATCAAGGCGGTCAATTCACTGAGCCACTACACCGACTGGACCATCGGTCATGTCCACTCCGGCGCTCTGGGCTGGGTCGGCATGATCTCGTTCGGCGCGATCTACTACCTGGTGCCGAAACTGTGGGGTCGCCCGCGGCTCTACTCGCTGCGCCTGGTCAACTGGCACTTCTGGCTGGCCACGCTCGGCATCGTTGTCTACGCGGCGGTTCTGTGGGTCGCCGGCATTCAGCAGGGCCTGATGTGGCGCGAATACAATGATCAGGGCTTCCTGGTCTATTCCTTCGCTGAATCGGTGGCAGCCATGCACCCCTATTACGTGCTGCGCTCGATCGGTGGCCTGATGTATCTCGCCGGTGCACTGATCATGGGCTGGAACGTGCTGATGACCATCCTTGGACATGAGCGCGACGAGGTCCCGATTCCGGGCAGCGAACCCGTCCTGCAGCCGGCTGAGTAA
- the ccoP gene encoding cytochrome-c oxidase, cbb3-type subunit III — protein sequence MSGKHIDDVSGVETTGHEWDGIRELNNPLPRWWLWTFYLTIIWAIGYMFLYPAIPLINGATKGYLGYSSRADVVAELADAKAAQGVLLEKIAATPVEEIASDQELLQFAIAGGSSAFKVNCAQCHGSGAAGSAGYPNLNDDDWVWGGTIDQIYLTIAHGIRYDEDPDTRFSEMPAFGDILEAEQISEVTSYVVSLSGTPSDPSLVDAGREVYVENCAACHGDNAEGLADFGAPRLSDGIWLKGSTEAQIASQIRNPKHGVMPSWVGRLGEPTIKQLAVYVHTLGGGQ from the coding sequence ATGTCCGGAAAACACATTGACGACGTGTCGGGCGTTGAGACGACTGGCCATGAATGGGATGGGATCCGGGAGTTGAACAATCCCTTGCCGCGCTGGTGGCTCTGGACGTTCTACCTGACCATCATCTGGGCCATCGGCTATATGTTCCTGTATCCGGCCATTCCGTTGATCAACGGAGCGACCAAGGGGTATCTGGGCTATTCGAGCCGGGCCGATGTGGTGGCGGAACTGGCTGATGCCAAGGCCGCACAGGGTGTGCTGCTCGAAAAGATTGCCGCGACTCCGGTCGAGGAAATTGCCAGCGATCAGGAACTGCTGCAGTTCGCCATCGCCGGCGGCTCTTCGGCCTTCAAGGTCAATTGCGCCCAGTGCCACGGTTCGGGAGCTGCGGGCTCTGCCGGCTATCCCAACCTCAATGATGACGACTGGGTCTGGGGCGGCACCATCGACCAGATCTATCTCACCATTGCCCATGGCATCCGGTATGATGAGGACCCCGATACACGGTTTTCGGAAATGCCGGCCTTTGGCGACATTCTCGAAGCCGAGCAGATCAGTGAGGTCACATCCTATGTGGTCAGCCTGAGCGGCACGCCGTCGGATCCCTCCCTGGTTGACGCAGGCCGCGAGGTCTATGTAGAGAACTGTGCCGCCTGTCACGGCGACAATGCCGAGGGCCTGGCTGATTTCGGCGCGCCGCGGCTGTCGGACGGCATCTGGCTCAAAGGCTCGACCGAGGCGCAGATTGCCTCCCAGATCCGCAATCCCAAGCATGGCGTGATGCCATCCTGGGTGGGACGCCTGGGCGAACCGACGATCAAGCAGCTGGCTGTCTACGTGCACACGCTGGGCGGCGGGCAGTAG
- a CDS encoding replicative DNA helicase encodes MNDAARKIETIPARAEKSPLFREAPSNIEAEQALLGAILVNNDAFYRVSDFLKPEHFQEPLHRKIYDVGGDIIRMGKTANPVTIKTFLPADSKVGDMTVAQYLARLATEAVTIINAEDYGRAIYDLAQRRALISIGEDMVNIAFDAPLDMPPSTQIEDAERRLFELAETGRYDGGFQSFNDAVSLAIDMAGAAYQRDGGLSGISTGISSLDARMGGLQHSDLIVLAGRPGMGKTSLATNIAFNIAQAYEGEVQADGSMKAKNGGVVGFYSLEMSSEQLATRIHLRADRDLLVQIRRGEINEADFEKLVGCSQMMQKIPLFIDQTGGISIAQLSARARRLKRQRGLDVLVIDYIQLMTGSGKSSDNRVQEITQITTGLKALGKELNVPIIALSQLSRQVESREDKRPQLSDLRESGSIEQDADVVLFVYREEYYVKNGEPRRTAEEITADIKTPEYLAWEEKMLKVKGTADVIIAKQRHGPTGTVQLGFQAEFTRFADLADSSYAQFIHDE; translated from the coding sequence ATGAATGACGCCGCACGAAAGATAGAGACGATTCCGGCCCGGGCGGAGAAAAGCCCGCTGTTTCGCGAGGCGCCGTCCAACATCGAGGCCGAACAGGCGCTTCTGGGTGCGATACTGGTCAACAATGACGCCTTCTATCGCGTCTCGGACTTTCTCAAGCCCGAACATTTCCAGGAACCCCTGCACCGCAAGATCTATGATGTTGGCGGCGACATCATCCGCATGGGCAAGACCGCCAACCCGGTGACGATCAAGACCTTCCTGCCCGCCGATTCCAAGGTTGGCGACATGACCGTGGCGCAATATCTCGCCCGCCTTGCCACCGAAGCCGTGACCATCATCAATGCAGAGGACTATGGCCGCGCCATCTATGATCTGGCCCAGCGCCGCGCGCTGATCTCGATTGGCGAGGACATGGTCAACATCGCTTTTGACGCGCCGCTCGACATGCCGCCCAGCACCCAGATCGAGGATGCCGAGCGGCGGCTCTTCGAACTGGCCGAGACCGGCCGCTACGATGGCGGCTTCCAGTCTTTCAACGATGCGGTCTCCCTGGCCATCGACATGGCCGGTGCCGCCTATCAGCGCGATGGCGGCCTGTCGGGCATTTCCACGGGCATTTCCTCGCTCGATGCGCGTATGGGCGGCTTGCAGCATTCCGACTTGATCGTGCTTGCCGGACGTCCGGGCATGGGCAAGACCTCGCTTGCCACCAACATCGCCTTCAACATCGCCCAAGCCTATGAAGGCGAAGTCCAGGCAGATGGCTCGATGAAGGCCAAGAACGGCGGCGTTGTCGGCTTCTACTCACTCGAAATGTCGTCCGAACAGCTCGCCACCCGTATCCATCTCCGAGCAGACCGAGATCTCCTCGTCCAGATCCGCCGCGGCGAGATCAACGAAGCCGATTTCGAAAAGCTGGTCGGCTGCTCGCAGATGATGCAGAAGATCCCGCTGTTCATCGACCAGACCGGTGGTATTTCGATCGCCCAGCTCTCGGCGCGCGCCCGGCGTCTCAAGCGCCAGCGCGGGCTGGATGTGCTGGTGATCGACTATATTCAGCTGATGACCGGCTCGGGCAAATCCAGCGACAACCGGGTGCAGGAAATCACCCAGATCACCACCGGCCTGAAGGCGCTGGGCAAGGAACTCAATGTTCCCATCATCGCGCTCTCACAGCTCTCGCGTCAGGTGGAAAGCCGCGAGGACAAGCGGCCACAGCTCTCCGACCTTCGTGAATCGGGCTCGATCGAGCAGGACGCCGACGTGGTGCTGTTCGTGTATCGCGAGGAATACTACGTCAAGAACGGTGAGCCGCGCCGCACGGCGGAAGAAATCACCGCTGACATCAAGACGCCGGAATATCTCGCCTGGGAAGAGAAGATGCTCAAGGTCAAGGGCACCGCCGACGTCATCATCGCCAAGCAGCGTCACGGCCCCACCGGCACAGTGCAGCTGGGCTTCCAGGCGGAATTCACCCGCTTTGCGGATCTTGCCGATTCGTCCTACGCCCAATTTATCCATGATGAGTAG
- a CDS encoding DUF4198 domain-containing protein, with the protein MAGPLGRTAISALIVAMMAASPALSHEFWIEPEDYSIAQGDRIRADIKVGQDFKGDIFPYIASRFVAFQRHDKLGVSDVEGTAGDLPALSQTPRIEGLTLFTYHSNENRITFVDWEKFTSYLAYEGLNAVAARHDARGLPRDRIREIYIRCAKTLVNVGPDVTGQDRATGLPLELVAEQNPGTLTPGEDMRFRLLWQGAPQPDTQVALFAKGSEGAEAARTLTRTDADGYASFTVPTGGAYLVSAVHMIEPAADSKTDWQSYWASLTFGVE; encoded by the coding sequence ATGGCAGGACCCTTGGGGCGCACAGCAATTTCAGCATTAATTGTCGCGATGATGGCGGCGAGTCCAGCCCTGAGCCACGAATTCTGGATCGAACCGGAAGACTATTCAATCGCGCAAGGCGACCGGATCCGCGCCGACATCAAGGTCGGGCAGGATTTCAAGGGCGATATTTTTCCCTACATCGCCTCCCGCTTCGTCGCCTTCCAGCGCCATGACAAGCTCGGCGTCAGCGATGTCGAAGGCACGGCGGGCGACCTGCCTGCCCTCTCCCAGACACCGCGCATTGAAGGGCTGACGCTGTTCACCTATCACTCAAACGAAAACCGGATAACTTTTGTCGACTGGGAGAAATTCACCAGCTATCTCGCCTATGAAGGCCTGAACGCCGTTGCCGCCCGCCACGATGCCCGTGGCCTGCCACGCGACAGAATCCGCGAGATCTACATCCGCTGCGCCAAGACCCTGGTCAATGTCGGACCAGACGTGACCGGCCAGGACCGCGCCACAGGCCTGCCGCTCGAACTGGTGGCCGAACAGAACCCCGGCACGCTCACCCCGGGCGAAGACATGCGCTTCCGCCTGCTCTGGCAAGGCGCACCGCAGCCCGACACCCAGGTCGCGTTGTTCGCCAAGGGCAGCGAAGGCGCCGAGGCAGCCCGAACCCTCACCCGCACCGACGCTGACGGCTATGCCAGCTTCACGGTTCCCACCGGGGGAGCCTATCTGGTCTCAGCCGTCCACATGATCGAACCGGCAGCGGACAGCAAAACCGACTGGCAGAGTTATTGGGCGTCGCTGACCTTTGGGGTGGAGTAG
- a CDS encoding CcoQ/FixQ family Cbb3-type cytochrome c oxidase assembly chaperone gives METYTAMRQFADSWGLVFLFVVFVGVVLFLFRPGAKAAAERAAQIPLKED, from the coding sequence ATGGAAACCTACACAGCAATGCGCCAATTCGCCGACAGCTGGGGGCTTGTCTTCCTGTTTGTCGTGTTTGTCGGCGTGGTCCTCTTCCTCTTCCGCCCAGGCGCCAAGGCCGCCGCTGAACGGGCGGCGCAAATCCCATTGAAGGAGGACTGA
- the ccoG gene encoding cytochrome c oxidase accessory protein CcoG produces MNTRTAPDPSQDPDDIERLEAEAVNAAWKRKPLYEARKKIFPKRAEGTYRRFKWLVMLVTLGIYYITPWIRWDRGPYAPDQAVLLDIANRRFYFFFIEIWPQEFFFVAGLLVMAGFGLFLITSAVGRAWCGYTCPQTVWVDLFLVVERAIEGDRNQRMKLDMAPWSASKLGKRVLKHAIWIMIGVATGGAWIFYFADAPTLLMSFIEGNAAPVAYITVAILTATTYTFGGLMREQVCIYMCPWPRIQAAMLDENSLVVTYNDWRGEPRGRHAKKAAAEGLVQGDCVDCNACVAVCPMGIDIRDGQQLECITCALCIDACDAIMDKLDRSRGLISYATLADYADNMALAQSPETGGLDPSRVRTADGGFIDKVKHFDWRIIFRPRSLLYMGVWSAVGVGLLVALLSRDRLEVNVLHDRNPQFVMESNGDIRNGYSIKILNMIAEPRVIELSLDGLPGATMHVIGIDEAPGVSFAIPVEPDRLRELKVHVLQPKEFITSTNASFRFIVEETASDERDVYIANFHAPEMNQ; encoded by the coding sequence ATGAACACGCGTACTGCCCCCGACCCGTCGCAAGACCCTGACGACATCGAGAGACTTGAAGCCGAGGCGGTCAATGCCGCCTGGAAGCGCAAGCCGCTTTATGAAGCGCGCAAGAAGATCTTCCCCAAGCGCGCAGAGGGCACCTATCGGCGGTTCAAGTGGCTGGTGATGCTGGTCACGCTTGGCATCTACTACATCACCCCCTGGATCAGGTGGGACCGCGGGCCCTATGCGCCGGATCAGGCGGTGCTGCTCGATATTGCCAACCGGCGGTTCTATTTCTTTTTCATCGAGATCTGGCCGCAGGAATTCTTCTTTGTCGCCGGCCTTCTGGTGATGGCGGGTTTCGGGTTGTTCCTGATCACCTCGGCGGTGGGCCGGGCCTGGTGCGGCTACACCTGTCCGCAAACCGTGTGGGTTGATTTGTTTCTGGTGGTTGAGCGCGCCATCGAGGGAGACCGAAACCAGCGTATGAAGCTCGACATGGCGCCCTGGAGCGCATCCAAGCTGGGCAAGCGGGTGCTCAAGCACGCAATCTGGATCATGATCGGCGTCGCCACCGGTGGTGCATGGATCTTCTATTTTGCCGATGCTCCGACGCTGTTGATGAGTTTCATCGAAGGCAATGCCGCGCCGGTGGCCTACATCACCGTGGCGATCCTGACCGCGACAACCTACACTTTCGGCGGGCTGATGCGCGAGCAGGTCTGCATCTATATGTGCCCCTGGCCGCGGATTCAGGCGGCAATGCTCGACGAGAACTCTTTGGTCGTCACCTACAATGACTGGCGGGGCGAGCCGCGCGGCCGGCATGCCAAGAAGGCCGCCGCGGAGGGGTTGGTGCAGGGCGATTGCGTCGATTGCAATGCCTGTGTGGCCGTCTGTCCCATGGGCATCGACATTCGTGACGGCCAACAGCTCGAGTGCATCACCTGCGCGCTTTGTATCGATGCCTGTGACGCAATCATGGACAAGCTCGACCGGTCGCGTGGCCTGATCTCCTATGCGACCCTGGCCGATTATGCCGACAATATGGCGCTTGCGCAGAGCCCTGAAACCGGCGGGCTCGATCCGTCCCGCGTTCGAACCGCGGATGGCGGTTTCATTGACAAGGTCAAGCATTTCGACTGGCGCATCATCTTCCGCCCGCGCTCGCTGCTCTATATGGGTGTGTGGTCAGCGGTCGGTGTCGGGCTGCTGGTCGCGCTGCTGTCGCGGGATCGTCTCGAGGTCAATGTGCTGCATGACCGCAATCCACAATTCGTGATGGAATCCAATGGCGACATTCGCAACGGTTATTCGATCAAGATTCTCAACATGATTGCCGAACCGCGGGTGATCGAGCTGTCGCTTGACGGCCTTCCAGGCGCTACCATGCATGTTATCGGCATTGATGAAGCGCCCGGTGTCTCGTTCGCGATCCCGGTCGAGCCGGACAGGCTGCGCGAACTCAAGGTGCATGTGCTCCAGCCCAAGGAGTTCATCACATCAACCAATGCCAGCTTCCGTTTTATCGTTGAAGAGACTGCCAGCGACGAACGGGACGTCTATATCGCCAACTTCCATGCACCGGAGATGAACCAATGA
- the ccoO gene encoding cytochrome-c oxidase, cbb3-type subunit II — protein MSLMDKHGIIERNASLLLVGSLVVVSIGGIVEIAPLFYLENTIEKVEGMRPYAPLELAGRNIYIREGCYVCHSQMIRPFRDEVERYGHYSLAAESMYDHPFQWGSKRTGPDLARVGDRYSNEWHVQHLIEPRSVVPESIMPSYSFLANTPLKLANITVDLKSNALVGVPYTEEMIENAEADLLAQADADADWSGIEERYPKAKLGDFDGDPATLTEMDALVAYLQMLGTLVDFSTYDEAAGYR, from the coding sequence ATGTCACTAATGGATAAACACGGCATCATCGAGCGCAATGCGTCGTTGCTTCTGGTTGGCTCCCTTGTGGTCGTCAGCATCGGCGGTATCGTCGAGATCGCACCGCTCTTCTATCTCGAGAACACCATCGAGAAAGTCGAAGGCATGCGGCCCTACGCACCGCTCGAACTCGCCGGTCGCAACATCTACATCCGCGAAGGGTGCTATGTGTGCCACAGCCAGATGATCCGCCCCTTCCGCGACGAGGTCGAGCGCTACGGCCATTACAGCCTGGCTGCGGAATCGATGTATGATCATCCGTTCCAGTGGGGCTCGAAGCGGACGGGGCCTGACCTCGCCCGCGTCGGCGACCGCTACTCCAACGAATGGCATGTCCAGCATCTCATCGAGCCCCGCTCGGTGGTGCCGGAATCGATCATGCCAAGCTATTCGTTCCTGGCGAACACCCCCTTGAAGTTGGCCAATATCACCGTCGACCTCAAGTCGAACGCGCTCGTTGGTGTGCCTTACACCGAGGAGATGATCGAAAACGCCGAGGCCGACCTGCTGGCGCAGGCTGACGCCGATGCGGATTGGTCGGGGATCGAGGAGCGCTACCCCAAGGCCAAGCTTGGTGATTTCGACGGAGATCCGGCGACACTGACCGAGATGGATGCGCTTGTCGCCTATCTTCAGATGCTGGGCACATTGGTCGACTTCTCGACCTATGACGAAGCCGCCGGCTACCGCTAA
- a CDS encoding hemerythrin domain-containing protein yields the protein MTNEATIRLAHGENPIAALRKAHKEQLLLCDRLEEIADSLPDSVNRQKCIYAARALGPMIRGVHRFEESVIFPMISKRLCGLEDIETTLTRLRFEHCEDECFAEELTEALHALGTGREEINIEATGYMLRGFFEAMRRHIAFESEHLLREAAFEDDPEAAGIHGSHAHH from the coding sequence ATGACCAATGAGGCAACAATTCGGCTGGCGCATGGGGAAAACCCGATCGCCGCCCTGCGAAAGGCGCACAAGGAGCAATTGCTGCTGTGCGACAGGCTTGAAGAGATCGCCGATTCCCTTCCCGACAGCGTCAACCGGCAAAAATGCATCTATGCCGCGCGCGCACTTGGCCCGATGATACGCGGTGTTCACCGTTTCGAGGAAAGCGTCATCTTTCCGATGATATCCAAACGGCTGTGCGGGCTCGAGGACATCGAGACAACACTGACCCGGCTCCGGTTTGAGCATTGCGAAGATGAGTGCTTTGCCGAAGAGCTGACCGAGGCCCTGCACGCGCTGGGCACCGGCAGGGAAGAGATCAATATCGAGGCGACCGGATATATGCTGCGCGGTTTTTTCGAAGCCATGCGCCGCCACATCGCGTTTGAAAGCGAGCATCTGTTGCGCGAGGCCGCCTTTGAGGACGATCCCGAAGCCGCCGGCATTCATGGGTCGCACGCCCACCACTAA